In Salinibacterium sp. ZJ70, one DNA window encodes the following:
- a CDS encoding HNH endonuclease family protein, with translation MSRSFRALPPLASLGIPLAILLIALGLHFGGEIPGAASGGLTAPTVSPRPDTVPSETPEPRPSATLLPDPPAPEPTVAPAESAAPSAPAPHPALATLATVPTATSAALWYERSAFGNGWGDPDRNGCDARNDVLARDLIDVAFRPGTRDCVVASGTLHDPYTGSTIHFVRGNETSQAVQIDHVVPLAWAWRYGASAWSADERERFHSDQLNLLAVDGPTNMQKSDAGPARWMPPNAAHHCAYAEQFVNVVATYGLAMPDDDRGVLEAVLARC, from the coding sequence ATGTCGAGAAGTTTCCGCGCCCTGCCCCCGCTCGCATCCCTCGGGATTCCGCTTGCCATCCTGCTCATCGCGCTGGGGTTGCACTTCGGAGGCGAGATTCCGGGCGCGGCGAGCGGGGGGCTCACAGCGCCCACTGTGTCGCCGCGTCCCGACACGGTCCCCAGCGAGACGCCCGAGCCGCGGCCGTCCGCAACGCTCCTCCCGGATCCGCCCGCACCCGAGCCGACGGTCGCGCCCGCCGAATCGGCAGCGCCCTCCGCCCCCGCTCCACACCCCGCCCTCGCGACCCTCGCCACTGTCCCCACCGCCACCTCCGCGGCGCTCTGGTACGAGCGCAGCGCCTTCGGGAATGGGTGGGGCGACCCCGATCGCAACGGGTGCGACGCCCGCAACGATGTGCTCGCGCGCGACCTGATCGATGTGGCCTTCCGGCCGGGCACCCGGGACTGCGTCGTCGCATCCGGCACGCTGCACGATCCGTACACGGGATCCACGATCCATTTCGTGCGCGGCAACGAGACCTCGCAGGCGGTGCAGATCGACCATGTCGTCCCGCTCGCGTGGGCGTGGCGGTACGGGGCCTCGGCGTGGAGCGCCGACGAGCGCGAGCGCTTCCACAGCGACCAGCTGAATCTGCTCGCGGTCGACGGCCCCACCAATATGCAGAAATCCGATGCGGGTCCCGCGCGCTGGATGCCGCCGAATGCCGCCCACCACTGCGCGTACGCCGAGCAGTTCGTGAACGTCGTCGCCACCTACGGTCTCGCGATGCCCGACGATGACCGTGGGGTGCTCGAGGCGGTTCTCGCCCGCTGCTGA
- a CDS encoding protein kinase, translated as MDRPYGSYADVLLKGRYRPGSVIGRGGMAKVYRARDEQLGRDVALKLFGAIASSTTSSPVFDAELRVLASLNHHGIVTLLDAGIDDSVPEEPHPFLIMELVTGPNLEQAIAAGELTSRAIAEIGYDLSEALHYVHGRGVVHRDLKPSNVLLVEYGDVGLRTRARLTDFGIAFDTAAALGPEETNTTGTAAYLSPEQVLRDLVGPASDVYALGLLLLECFTRHIEYPGDPATSAVARLKSDPVIPGELTDSWRSLLGGMLQRDPAQRPPTRDVMLALRQIIIEDAGRHRSRPAPLPAEESARMNAVHRYLPYAQASNEVFERVANLARHVTDAPVGIVSIVEHDDIRFLAHPGTELAGLLRDESLCAGVIAEDAPWVVDNCVIDARAAENELVTGDFGMRFYAGVPIRSPEGHNIGVLSVLDFQPRTLTDAQVDSLQDLAALVADELELKLAANRVRSELNLAPSDPVRPGDPVARHAETSESGALSLPRAV; from the coding sequence ATGGATCGTCCATACGGATCGTATGCGGACGTTCTGCTCAAGGGTAGATATCGTCCGGGGAGCGTCATCGGCCGCGGGGGCATGGCGAAGGTCTACCGCGCGCGCGATGAGCAGCTGGGGCGCGACGTCGCGCTCAAGCTCTTCGGTGCGATCGCCTCCTCGACGACCTCGTCGCCCGTCTTCGACGCCGAGCTGCGGGTGCTCGCGTCGCTCAATCACCACGGCATCGTCACGCTGCTCGACGCCGGGATCGACGACTCGGTTCCCGAGGAGCCGCACCCGTTCCTCATCATGGAGCTCGTCACGGGTCCGAATCTCGAGCAGGCGATCGCCGCCGGGGAGCTGACCTCGCGCGCGATCGCCGAGATCGGCTACGACCTCTCGGAGGCGCTGCACTATGTGCACGGTCGCGGTGTCGTCCACCGCGATCTCAAACCCAGCAACGTGCTGCTCGTCGAGTACGGCGACGTCGGACTGCGCACGCGCGCCCGGCTCACCGACTTCGGCATCGCCTTCGACACGGCAGCTGCACTCGGGCCCGAAGAGACCAACACCACGGGCACGGCGGCGTACCTCAGCCCCGAGCAGGTGCTGCGCGACCTCGTGGGCCCCGCCTCCGACGTGTACGCCCTCGGCCTGCTGCTGCTCGAGTGCTTCACGCGGCACATCGAGTACCCCGGCGACCCGGCGACCTCGGCGGTGGCGCGTCTCAAGTCCGACCCTGTGATCCCGGGGGAGCTCACCGATTCCTGGCGGAGTCTCCTGGGCGGCATGCTGCAGCGTGATCCCGCGCAGCGTCCCCCCACCCGCGATGTGATGCTCGCGCTGCGGCAGATCATCATCGAGGATGCGGGGCGTCACCGTTCGCGTCCGGCGCCGCTCCCCGCCGAGGAGTCCGCGCGCATGAACGCGGTGCATCGCTATCTTCCGTACGCGCAGGCGAGCAACGAGGTGTTCGAGCGCGTCGCCAACCTCGCACGGCACGTCACGGATGCGCCCGTCGGGATCGTGAGCATCGTCGAGCACGACGACATCCGCTTCCTCGCGCATCCGGGCACCGAGCTCGCAGGGCTGCTGCGCGACGAGAGCCTGTGCGCGGGCGTCATCGCCGAGGATGCGCCGTGGGTGGTGGACAACTGCGTGATCGACGCACGTGCCGCCGAGAACGAGCTGGTCACGGGAGATTTCGGGATGCGGTTCTACGCCGGTGTGCCGATTCGCTCGCCCGAGGGGCACAACATCGGCGTGCTCTCGGTTCTCGACTTCCAGCCGCGGACGCTGACCGACGCGCAGGTGGATTCGCTGCAGGATCTCGCGGCGCTGGTCGCCGATGAGCTGGAGCTCAAGCTCGCGGCCAACCGCGTGCGCAGCGAGCTCAACCTCGCACCGAGCGATCCCGTCCGTCCCGGAGACCCCGTCGCGCGGCACGCCGAGACGTCGGAATCGGGCGCGCTCTCTCTGCCCCGCGCCGTCTGA
- a CDS encoding alpha/beta fold hydrolase, producing the protein MPAREYVRRFRGTRYVSVRQRHGRFTLAVTEIGARRAGQPAFVLVHGIGVSSRMFLPLTLRLAREGSVHLVDLPGYGFAPDPKTHVSLDDHVEVVAALVRDAGLDPVVLIGHSMGAQVVTAVGERYPDLVDRIVLIAPTIEPERRTASRAVVSLLRDSLREPFVVSWIAFTDYLFRCGLPYLIRQFPVLLDDALEDRIAQVSHPMLIVHGERDAVVSRAWCVELAERSGARFVEVPGPHSVMYSDPEVIVAEILALVAGAEERS; encoded by the coding sequence ATGCCCGCGCGCGAATACGTCCGTCGATTCCGCGGCACGCGCTATGTGAGCGTGCGGCAGCGCCACGGGCGCTTCACGCTCGCGGTCACCGAGATCGGCGCGCGTCGCGCCGGGCAGCCGGCGTTCGTGCTGGTGCACGGCATCGGGGTGTCGTCGCGGATGTTCCTGCCCCTCACGCTGCGGCTCGCGCGGGAGGGCAGCGTTCACCTCGTGGATCTCCCTGGCTACGGTTTCGCGCCGGATCCGAAGACGCACGTGAGCCTCGACGACCACGTGGAGGTCGTCGCCGCTCTCGTGCGCGACGCGGGTCTCGACCCGGTTGTGCTCATCGGCCACTCGATGGGCGCGCAGGTGGTCACGGCCGTGGGGGAGCGCTATCCCGACTTGGTCGACCGGATCGTGCTCATCGCACCCACGATCGAACCCGAGCGGCGCACCGCGTCGCGCGCTGTCGTGAGTCTGCTGCGCGACAGTCTGCGCGAGCCGTTCGTCGTGAGCTGGATCGCGTTCACCGACTACCTCTTCCGGTGCGGTCTGCCGTACCTCATCCGCCAGTTCCCCGTGCTGCTGGATGACGCCCTCGAGGACCGCATCGCGCAGGTGTCGCACCCGATGCTCATCGTGCACGGCGAACGCGACGCGGTCGTGTCGCGCGCGTGGTGCGTCGAGCTCGCCGAACGCTCGGGTGCGCGGTTCGTCGAGGTTCCCGGCCCGCACTCGGTGATGTACTCCGACCCGGAGGTCATCGTCGCCGAGATCCTCGCGCTCGTCGCGGGTGCCGAGGAGCGGTCGTGA
- a CDS encoding TM0106 family RecB-like putative nuclease: MFILGDAIVTSPSDLKLLSDCEFAFARVLDKRLGRLESVPLDDDPMLKLAGALGDAHEATQLEAYRAQFGADAVVEFERPSPPTLENIRDAATATVEALASGAPIVFQATFFDETDPEFPTIGYADFLVRQADGTYRVQDTKLARSVKVTALLQLAAYHQHLVRLGIPVDDTVELLLGDGTVAAHDVRDIVPVHTVRMERLRHVIEQRRAAAGPAQWGDDDLAIDGRCVHCAEQVALHDDLLQVAGMRLTQRAKLRAAGITTMTQLAATQTRPEGCDVPERTYRALSQQARLQLHAHDGPLPPVDVIAPEAIAALPAPNPGDLFFDFEGDPLWSIQRGERTEWGLDYLFGMVDTSETFTALWAHDLDAERQALRDFIALVSATRAAHPGMHIYHYASYERTHLLSIAARHGEFEHEVDQLLRDNVLVDLYPVVRRMLRVGVPSYSIKKLEPLYMGDELRDDEGVTNAVGSVVQYRYAAELMQLGQTDEAQRELDAIADYNRYDCVSTHRLRDWMLSLAAERGIHPGQGDDVPVQLAPFDENPLADVLVGHARDADERGDALDAEAFRLTAAALDYHRREAKAFWWEHFARLSEPVDEWIDQRGVFQIERIEVTRDWQQARTRWSRELVLHGTWAPGSGSAPDRGDAYLVYDHPTPYTGLGRAPGSRLDVAAQFLEQDGRDTAVRVTEFCPGSQEPWEASPLALTPGPPPRGGSVETAIAGFASRASTGEWPDRAESDLLRVRPPAASGSPLAEMEAPDAAVPAVVSSLLARDRGYFAVQGPPGTGKTYVAANVIRTLVAEHGWRVGVTAQSHKVVEHVLDGVVRAGLDGSLVGKAVQTGKQPGSYADSRFTEIAKDRHASFAADRDASGYVIGGTAWDMTNTKRIAADQLDLLVIDEAGQFSLANTIGVASAAKRVLLLGDPQQLPQVSQGIHPAPVDGAALGHIGAGHDVLPAEFGYFLPQSRRMHPALSAVVSRLSYEGELSSHPTAAARHLDGVEPGLHAVPVHHDGDATSSIDEAHAVLELARELIGLPWTDGERRPLAPNDLIVVTPYNAQVELVRDTLDAAGLSDVRVGTVDKFQGQEAVVSIVTLAASSAEDVPRGIEFLLSRNRLNVAISRAQWASYLVHSPRLVDHLPAKPDGFALLSRFIELVR; encoded by the coding sequence ATGTTCATCCTCGGCGATGCGATCGTCACGAGCCCGAGCGATCTCAAGCTGCTGTCCGACTGTGAGTTCGCGTTCGCGCGCGTGCTCGACAAGCGCCTCGGTCGCCTCGAATCGGTGCCGCTCGATGACGACCCCATGCTGAAGCTCGCGGGGGCGCTCGGCGACGCCCACGAGGCGACGCAGCTGGAGGCCTACCGCGCGCAGTTCGGTGCGGATGCGGTGGTCGAGTTCGAACGGCCCTCGCCCCCGACGCTCGAGAACATCCGCGACGCCGCCACGGCGACCGTCGAGGCGCTCGCGAGCGGAGCGCCGATCGTCTTCCAGGCGACCTTCTTCGACGAGACCGACCCCGAGTTCCCCACCATCGGCTATGCCGACTTCCTCGTGCGGCAGGCCGACGGCACCTATCGCGTCCAGGACACCAAGCTCGCGCGATCCGTCAAGGTCACGGCGCTGCTGCAGCTCGCCGCCTACCACCAGCACCTCGTGCGGCTCGGCATCCCCGTCGACGACACCGTCGAGCTGCTGCTCGGCGACGGCACGGTCGCCGCCCACGATGTGCGCGACATCGTGCCCGTGCACACCGTGCGGATGGAGCGCCTGCGCCACGTGATCGAGCAGCGGCGCGCCGCCGCCGGGCCCGCGCAGTGGGGCGATGACGACCTCGCGATCGACGGCCGCTGCGTGCACTGCGCCGAGCAGGTGGCCCTGCACGACGACCTGCTGCAGGTGGCTGGCATGCGGCTCACTCAGCGCGCCAAACTGCGCGCGGCGGGCATCACGACGATGACCCAGCTCGCGGCGACGCAGACGCGCCCGGAGGGGTGCGACGTCCCCGAGCGCACCTACCGGGCCCTCAGCCAGCAGGCTCGCCTGCAGCTGCACGCCCACGACGGCCCGCTGCCGCCCGTCGACGTGATCGCGCCCGAGGCGATCGCGGCCTTGCCCGCCCCGAACCCCGGCGACCTCTTCTTCGACTTCGAAGGCGACCCGCTGTGGAGCATCCAGAGGGGTGAGCGCACCGAGTGGGGCCTCGACTACCTGTTCGGCATGGTCGACACGAGCGAGACCTTCACCGCGCTCTGGGCGCACGACCTGGACGCCGAGCGGCAGGCGCTGCGCGACTTCATCGCCCTCGTGAGCGCCACACGCGCCGCGCACCCCGGCATGCACATCTACCACTACGCCTCGTACGAGCGCACCCACCTGCTGAGCATCGCGGCACGCCACGGCGAGTTCGAGCACGAGGTCGACCAGCTGCTGCGCGACAACGTGCTCGTCGACCTCTACCCGGTGGTGCGGCGCATGCTGCGCGTCGGCGTTCCGTCGTATTCGATCAAGAAGCTCGAGCCGCTGTACATGGGCGATGAGCTGCGCGACGACGAAGGCGTCACGAACGCCGTCGGATCCGTCGTGCAGTACCGCTATGCCGCCGAGCTCATGCAGCTGGGGCAGACGGATGAGGCGCAGCGCGAGCTCGACGCCATCGCCGACTACAACCGCTACGACTGCGTCTCGACGCATCGCCTGCGTGACTGGATGCTCTCTCTCGCCGCCGAGCGGGGCATCCATCCGGGGCAGGGCGACGACGTGCCCGTGCAGCTCGCGCCGTTCGACGAGAACCCCCTCGCCGATGTGCTCGTCGGCCACGCGCGTGACGCCGACGAGCGCGGGGATGCCCTCGACGCTGAGGCGTTCCGGCTCACCGCCGCGGCCCTCGACTACCACCGCCGCGAGGCGAAGGCGTTCTGGTGGGAGCATTTCGCACGGCTCTCGGAGCCTGTCGATGAGTGGATCGATCAGCGCGGGGTGTTCCAAATCGAGCGCATCGAGGTGACACGTGACTGGCAGCAGGCGCGCACCCGCTGGAGCCGCGAGCTCGTGCTGCACGGCACATGGGCGCCCGGCAGCGGTTCGGCGCCCGACCGCGGCGACGCGTATCTCGTGTACGACCACCCGACGCCCTACACGGGTCTCGGTCGTGCACCCGGTTCGCGGCTCGACGTCGCTGCGCAGTTCCTCGAACAGGACGGCCGCGACACGGCCGTGCGGGTCACCGAGTTCTGCCCCGGTTCGCAGGAGCCGTGGGAGGCGTCGCCCCTCGCCCTCACCCCCGGCCCCCCGCCGCGCGGTGGCAGCGTCGAGACCGCGATCGCCGGCTTCGCCTCGCGCGCGTCGACGGGGGAGTGGCCCGACCGCGCCGAGTCGGATCTGCTGCGCGTGCGACCGCCCGCGGCATCCGGATCCCCGCTCGCCGAGATGGAGGCTCCGGATGCGGCGGTGCCCGCCGTCGTGAGCTCGCTGCTCGCACGCGACCGCGGCTACTTCGCCGTGCAGGGCCCGCCCGGAACCGGCAAGACGTATGTGGCCGCGAATGTCATCCGCACGCTCGTCGCCGAGCACGGCTGGCGCGTCGGGGTGACCGCACAGTCGCACAAGGTCGTCGAGCATGTGCTCGATGGGGTGGTGCGGGCTGGCCTCGACGGCTCGCTCGTGGGCAAAGCGGTGCAGACGGGCAAGCAGCCCGGCTCCTACGCTGACAGCCGCTTCACCGAGATCGCCAAGGATCGGCACGCGTCGTTCGCCGCCGACCGAGACGCTTCCGGCTATGTCATCGGCGGCACCGCGTGGGACATGACCAACACCAAGCGCATCGCCGCCGATCAGCTCGACCTTCTCGTGATCGACGAGGCAGGGCAGTTCTCGCTCGCGAACACGATCGGGGTCGCCTCCGCCGCGAAGCGCGTGCTGCTGCTCGGCGACCCGCAGCAGCTTCCCCAGGTGAGCCAGGGCATCCATCCGGCCCCCGTCGACGGCGCGGCCCTCGGCCACATCGGTGCCGGCCACGATGTGCTGCCGGCCGAGTTCGGCTACTTCCTGCCGCAGAGCCGCCGCATGCATCCCGCTCTCAGTGCAGTCGTCTCACGCCTCAGCTACGAGGGCGAGCTGAGTTCGCACCCCACGGCGGCGGCGCGCCACCTCGACGGTGTCGAGCCGGGTCTGCACGCCGTGCCCGTGCACCACGATGGCGACGCGACGTCGTCGATCGACGAGGCGCACGCCGTGCTCGAGCTCGCGCGCGAGCTCATCGGCCTGCCGTGGACCGACGGCGAGCGGCGTCCGCTCGCCCCGAACGACCTCATCGTGGTGACGCCGTACAACGCGCAGGTGGAGCTCGTGCGCGACACCCTCGACGCCGCGGGGCTCTCGGATGTGCGGGTCGGCACGGTCGACAAGTTCCAGGGGCAGGAAGCGGTCGTCTCGATCGTGACGCTCGCCGCCTCGTCCGCCGAGGATGTGCCGCGCGGCATCGAGTTCCTGCTCTCGCGCAACCGCCTCAACGTCGCGATCTCGCGCGCGCAGTGGGCGTCGTACCTGGTGCATTCGCCGCGGCTCGTCGATCACCTGCCTGCCAAGCCCGACGGCTTCGCGCTGCTCAGCCGGTTCATCGAGCTCGTGCGCTGA
- a CDS encoding LLM class flavin-dependent oxidoreductase, whose amino-acid sequence MTLEFGLDTFGDVTVDLDGTRVSDAQVIRNTVEQGVLADRVGVDVFGVGEHHRDDFAVSAPEMLLAAIAARTERITLTTAVTVLSSDDPVRVFERFSTLHAISNGRAEITLGRGSFTESFPLFGFDLRDYEVLFEEKIDLLAQLLREEPVSWQGSTRAPLVDADVHPKTDGGPLRTWVGVGGSPESVVRAAHYGFPLALAIIGGDPARFAPFVDLYHRALAQMGKPTLPVGVHSPGFIADTDAEARELAWPHYRKMADRIGAERGWPPATRDSFEHEIDHGSQYIGSPETVAQRIARTVQTLGVQRFDLKYAFGTLPHEHLMHEIELYGEVVIPRVRELLAESAHAGAAAQPQHD is encoded by the coding sequence ATGACTCTCGAATTCGGACTCGACACCTTCGGCGACGTGACCGTCGACCTCGACGGAACGCGCGTGAGCGACGCCCAGGTGATCCGCAACACCGTCGAACAGGGCGTGCTCGCCGACCGCGTCGGCGTCGATGTTTTCGGGGTCGGGGAGCACCACCGCGACGACTTCGCGGTGTCGGCTCCCGAGATGCTCCTCGCCGCCATCGCCGCCCGCACCGAGCGCATCACGCTCACGACCGCGGTGACCGTGCTCTCCTCCGACGACCCGGTGCGCGTCTTCGAGCGCTTCTCGACGCTGCACGCGATCTCGAACGGCCGCGCCGAGATCACGCTCGGCCGCGGCTCCTTCACCGAGTCGTTCCCGCTGTTCGGCTTCGACCTGCGCGACTACGAGGTGCTGTTCGAGGAGAAGATCGATCTGCTCGCCCAGCTGCTGCGGGAGGAGCCCGTCTCCTGGCAGGGCTCGACGCGGGCACCCCTCGTCGACGCTGACGTTCACCCCAAGACCGACGGCGGCCCGCTGCGCACCTGGGTGGGAGTGGGTGGTTCGCCGGAGTCGGTGGTGCGGGCAGCGCACTACGGATTCCCCCTCGCGCTCGCGATCATCGGCGGAGACCCGGCGCGCTTCGCACCGTTCGTCGACCTCTATCACCGTGCGCTCGCGCAGATGGGCAAGCCCACGCTTCCGGTGGGCGTGCACTCGCCGGGATTCATCGCCGACACCGACGCCGAGGCGCGCGAGCTCGCCTGGCCGCACTACCGCAAGATGGCCGATCGAATCGGAGCCGAGCGCGGCTGGCCGCCCGCCACACGGGACTCGTTCGAGCACGAGATCGACCACGGATCGCAGTACATCGGTTCGCCTGAGACGGTCGCGCAGCGCATCGCGCGTACCGTCCAGACGCTCGGCGTGCAGCGTTTCGATCTCAAGTACGCATTCGGCACCCTGCCGCACGAGCACCTCATGCACGAGATCGAGCTGTACGGCGAGGTGGTGATCCCGCGCGTTCGCGAACTGCTCGCCGAGAGCGCGCACGCGGGCGCGGCGGCCCAGCCGCAGCACGACTGA
- a CDS encoding tubulin-like doman-containing protein has translation MLRPFLIVGVGGSGGKTLRGLRHALELRLEQAGWDRGIPAAWQLLHFDTPIRQDGAEYVMPFLPATDYKGLVAANSSYENVHAAIVGRGLGGEVQNEITRMLPDPQRVRVPLAKGAGQFRAVGRAVVVSKLDEVARAAKDAIDRMRDSSAVGELELLGELLGARKEGGAHPEPTVIIVSSVAGGSGAGQYLDVIEAVKSTVRSEPWAHQFYSLLYAPDVFDQIKGGAGIASNALATIAETMSGFWTKNPSKATLELYRSKGISVEAGSARARVGAEYPFIIGRQNSKVAFDNQGDVYSAISTSMTAWMTDDKVQGDLDAYVATNWNVNVAANALADHSRLRSAADQAPAFASLGFGRITLGREKFLDYASERFARSVLDRALYAHTEEDPRLEQRTEREWIEYRADQALGAFIRDLRLDEEMEGHDDVINQLRPDDARTLLKSEFRQAVRDSCVHGLDAKTGGLSESDWYYRLTNARTTLVPDFLARDTSEVDLLVTAWTKTAPAHIIDTVERYIARQGLPVVVELLERLSRALDAASSNLLNEAQGYRGWITRVASRISEALGSAANKDSIRPEQDAFETALNDVEDSFEWEAEANLREVGSRLVVELRSEFIVPLKEHLASAHRALLMRVTERVQDDGRENEYPNWPHRTSTSVPRKYEPAPNERLLVKHTEYPAEFQRLVEQTFGRRKFDEAVLDAVTDLICGPRPNEGVANQNLWSFIEVRRDWKPATTGNLQQLSSIVERPMFAVAEKTEIYQQRAHHWMLRSGFPFESYITETLDKHFDAQTVAPHELKARKDAYREGLAAALGASEPLVKLNPSLLSEVHAKSIGEGNAPLFSAIPFSDGSDMYELTKAALVSAGVWNDNTSKRWFKDAKVDSIEIFTPAAFPFQPMVMDSVMAPIARGWLTDSATVDTRAAFWQWKRGRLLKEAAPADPDVFDSMLRGWYVAKALGQLTQGEGDDRGPRLGIWSAEHRTEVSFPFPLLYAGNGRIEWYDYPGVVMESLTIAVALCNAESSLAPLYAYHALLDLGGKPGEVSPALESWLRDGKMPVNAPMPNAERAGTPTDSLEARQSALRAFFVDELDSFTKNVIMQDVDTSVFSYPVSWEIRDVVVSVLEELRSATASVKPPMSGI, from the coding sequence ATGTTGCGACCGTTTCTCATCGTCGGAGTCGGCGGGTCCGGCGGAAAGACCCTCCGTGGTCTCCGCCACGCGCTCGAGCTGCGTCTGGAGCAGGCGGGATGGGATCGCGGCATCCCCGCCGCCTGGCAGCTGCTCCACTTCGACACGCCGATACGGCAGGATGGTGCAGAGTATGTGATGCCGTTCCTTCCGGCGACCGACTACAAGGGCCTTGTCGCAGCGAACTCCTCATACGAGAACGTGCACGCGGCGATTGTGGGCCGCGGACTCGGCGGCGAAGTCCAGAACGAGATCACCCGCATGCTGCCCGATCCGCAGCGTGTGCGCGTCCCTCTCGCGAAGGGCGCTGGGCAGTTCCGCGCGGTTGGCCGAGCGGTCGTCGTGTCGAAGCTCGATGAGGTCGCGCGTGCGGCGAAGGACGCGATCGATCGCATGCGGGATTCGTCGGCTGTCGGCGAACTCGAGCTCCTGGGCGAACTGCTGGGTGCTCGCAAAGAGGGAGGCGCGCATCCCGAACCGACGGTCATCATCGTGTCCTCGGTCGCAGGCGGATCAGGCGCCGGGCAGTATCTCGACGTCATCGAGGCGGTCAAGTCGACAGTGCGCAGCGAGCCATGGGCGCACCAGTTCTATTCGCTGCTCTACGCGCCCGACGTGTTCGACCAGATCAAGGGTGGAGCTGGCATCGCGAGCAACGCTCTCGCCACGATCGCCGAGACAATGAGCGGCTTCTGGACGAAGAATCCCTCGAAGGCGACGCTTGAGCTGTACCGCAGCAAGGGCATCAGCGTCGAGGCGGGAAGTGCGCGGGCCCGGGTGGGCGCAGAGTATCCCTTCATCATCGGCCGCCAGAACTCGAAGGTCGCGTTCGATAACCAGGGCGACGTGTACTCGGCGATCTCCACGAGCATGACGGCGTGGATGACAGACGACAAGGTGCAGGGCGACCTGGACGCCTACGTCGCCACCAACTGGAATGTGAACGTCGCCGCAAACGCGCTCGCCGACCATTCGCGCCTCAGATCAGCTGCTGACCAGGCTCCCGCGTTCGCCTCGCTCGGCTTCGGCCGCATCACGCTCGGGCGCGAGAAGTTCCTCGATTACGCCTCCGAGCGCTTCGCACGCTCGGTGCTCGACCGCGCCCTCTACGCGCACACGGAGGAGGACCCACGTCTCGAGCAGCGCACCGAGCGTGAGTGGATCGAGTACCGCGCCGACCAGGCGCTCGGCGCCTTCATCCGAGACCTCCGTCTCGACGAGGAGATGGAGGGCCACGACGACGTCATCAACCAGCTTCGGCCGGACGACGCACGAACCCTCCTCAAGTCTGAGTTCCGCCAGGCTGTGCGAGACAGCTGTGTGCATGGGCTCGACGCGAAGACGGGCGGGCTGAGCGAGAGCGACTGGTACTACCGGCTGACGAACGCGCGCACGACGCTCGTTCCCGATTTCCTCGCGCGCGACACGAGCGAGGTCGACCTGCTCGTCACGGCGTGGACGAAGACCGCGCCCGCGCACATCATCGACACCGTCGAGCGCTATATCGCGCGTCAAGGGCTTCCCGTGGTGGTCGAACTGCTCGAGCGGCTCTCGCGCGCCCTCGACGCGGCGTCGTCGAACCTTCTCAACGAGGCCCAGGGCTACCGCGGGTGGATCACGCGCGTTGCCAGTCGTATCAGCGAGGCTCTCGGATCGGCGGCCAATAAGGACTCCATCCGCCCCGAGCAGGATGCGTTCGAGACGGCGCTCAACGACGTCGAGGACTCGTTCGAGTGGGAGGCCGAGGCCAACCTCCGCGAGGTCGGATCCCGACTCGTGGTGGAGCTCCGCAGTGAGTTCATCGTCCCGCTCAAGGAGCACCTTGCCTCCGCGCACCGGGCGCTGCTCATGCGCGTGACCGAGCGCGTGCAGGATGACGGACGCGAGAACGAGTACCCGAACTGGCCGCACCGTACGTCCACGTCGGTGCCGCGCAAGTACGAACCCGCGCCGAACGAGCGCCTGCTCGTCAAGCACACCGAATACCCCGCGGAATTCCAGCGGCTCGTCGAGCAGACCTTCGGGCGCCGCAAGTTCGACGAGGCGGTGCTGGATGCCGTCACCGACCTCATCTGCGGACCGCGCCCGAACGAGGGGGTCGCGAACCAGAACCTGTGGTCGTTCATCGAGGTGCGCCGCGACTGGAAGCCGGCAACCACCGGTAACCTGCAGCAGCTGTCCTCGATCGTGGAGCGGCCTATGTTCGCGGTCGCGGAGAAGACCGAGATCTACCAGCAGCGTGCCCACCACTGGATGCTGCGCTCGGGCTTCCCCTTCGAGTCGTACATCACTGAGACGCTCGACAAGCACTTCGATGCGCAGACGGTCGCGCCCCACGAACTCAAGGCCCGCAAGGACGCCTACCGCGAGGGTCTCGCGGCGGCGCTCGGGGCGAGCGAGCCTCTGGTCAAACTCAATCCGTCGCTGCTCTCAGAGGTGCACGCAAAGTCGATCGGCGAGGGCAACGCCCCGCTCTTCAGCGCCATTCCGTTCTCCGATGGCTCGGACATGTACGAGCTCACCAAGGCGGCTCTCGTCTCGGCGGGAGTCTGGAACGACAACACGTCCAAGCGCTGGTTCAAGGACGCGAAGGTCGACAGCATCGAGATCTTTACGCCCGCGGCCTTCCCGTTCCAGCCGATGGTGATGGACTCGGTCATGGCGCCCATCGCGCGCGGCTGGCTCACCGATTCGGCGACCGTTGACACGCGTGCGGCATTCTGGCAGTGGAAACGCGGGCGCCTGCTCAAGGAAGCAGCACCCGCCGATCCGGACGTCTTCGACTCGATGCTCCGCGGCTGGTATGTCGCGAAGGCTCTCGGGCAACTCACGCAGGGCGAGGGAGACGACCGCGGTCCGCGGCTCGGGATCTGGAGCGCCGAGCACCGGACCGAGGTGTCGTTCCCGTTCCCGCTTCTGTACGCCGGGAACGGACGCATCGAATGGTACGACTACCCCGGAGTCGTGATGGAGTCCCTCACGATCGCGGTCGCGCTGTGCAATGCGGAGAGCTCACTCGCGCCGCTGTACGCCTATCACGCACTGCTCGATCTCGGCGGCAAGCCCGGCGAGGTGAGCCCCGCGCTCGAGAGCTGGCTGCGCGACGGCAAGATGCCCGTGAACGCGCCCATGCCGAATGCGGAGCGCGCTGGAACTCCGACTGATTCGCTCGAGGCGCGTCAGAGCGCGTTGCGTGCTTTCTTCGTGGACGAGCTCGACAGCTTCACGAAGAACGTCATCATGCAGGATGTCGACACCTCCGTGTTCTCGTACCCCGTGTCGTGGGAGATCCGCGACGTCGTGGTGAGCGTGCTCGAGGAGCTGCGCTCCGCCACCGCGAGCGTCAAGCCGCCCATGAGCGGAATCTGA